The DNA region aaaaacagtcAAGTTTACTACAACCACATTTTTCATAAGTAGCTTGAACAATTGTGatgagttttatttaaatttactctatctaattttatttaaattaatggcTCATTACATGGCATTACTCTAGCTTTCTAGtctaaaaaaagataattataaaatgaatttaaactgCTAATAGTAACTACCAATTATGACTGATTGCAtgttaaatgttttttgagTTCAATATAATCATCTAGgccatgaaaaatatataacaataaattaattagtataaaagattacatattttcttttatattatttatttatttattcttcaactaaaaaaaaaaaaaaaaacaaatattatcattagatTATTATGtgatatatctatatttacaaaaatatcgACTTTAATTATTacccatttttaaaatttaaatcactattatttgttttttaaaatatcttagaattatttatattattttcatcattattactattttttaatggacgttatttttttcatttcaatcgGGTCTGTATATTGGAATTTTAggaataaattcaattaacaatacctggaaattaataattagtcaattaatttactgcaaaaaaaaaaaaaaaaaaaatgtaggtatatttaatttattgttcttACATATTCCATCATGGAAGAACTATCACATCTTTGTTTGGCTAGTCTCCAGTGTAATCCAAGTTTGTGATACAATCGACTATTTTCCCATTCCATTAATTTGTTAAGTGAATGTTGtgtctattttaaattaataaataaaaattgattattaatttaatatactttattatgataatgattaatatgaattatttattactctTTTACTGAGACAAATAACTGGCCATAAACTTATACCAAGtgtgcaacaacaacaaaaacatccACAAAATAGCCATTTGACATTGACTGGTAGTGTTTTTTTAAGGACACCATTGACACGCATAACAGTTGCCTTGAATTCTTCTGGTGCAACACGTGATACAAGACCATTTGGAAAATCAGACTCAAACCGGTTACTCAGTCCAAaactgttgataaaaatagaattttattataattattattgtaaaattaaattaaaagttaaattaaattttattattgatcttGAAGATTTTTATAATACTCAATGACTAGCAagtaaaatacaatttaatgttttttttttttttttgctacttACACTGTCATATTACCAGCACCACGAACAATAATTGGATCTggtacaaatataatttgattatcttcattattttgttcattaatttcCTCTTCTTCATAAATTGCATCAAAATCAGCCATTGTAATTCAActtgctcttttttttatttgttcatataataaatgtaaatttgtttttattaataatttttgatttgtttaGATTGCTCCagcattattattgattaactAAATTCACTGATGTTAATTAACCATATataactaaataattaaaatttaaaaataaacaaacattaatgtatttttttttaagacaaagaataaattattgcagtaattatattgtaataaCAACAACGAAAAATCAACAACTGATCATCATTTTAAACAGCTGATTCAGCACTGCTGCTATGattttctagtttttatttatttaattatttatttatagaaaatctATTGCTATCTtgcttgtatattattataattgcatgtctctttttttttcaatgcaatTTGCACAAAGAGAAGAGAGAGAGCTCGATTGTCTAGCAATCGAAATAGTCGTAATCCTAGAAACTTTACGCTAGAAAAAAGATGGCTGTCATGATCTATTTATGCCCCCTGTCGGTCATTTTCATACAATCTTGTCGTCGTTGTTGTGTTCGTGCTTGTGTGGgctttatattcattaaatgGAGTTAATGTTGTgcgttttaatattaaaaaattaataatcaagttACTCTTTCTCtctccaaaataaaaaaaaaaaaaaccaaacaataattttagtaaTGTGAATTATCTAATTGTaagtaaatttaacaatataatcaatccacttaattaataatatttaaataaattattttaaaccgaaaaaaaaaaaaacaaaagttgcaaatttttttaaggtatacctatattttttttttttaacatcccggcttccattataattttaaatgataaacatttattattaattcgacaaaattaatttttatttatactttttattggCTTAAaacatgatttaattttaattataatattaatggataatttacaatgttgtaataataaataatagtcaaGATAACTTGTACTTAtgtcatgataaaaaaaaagcataaatatttttgaggtTAAGAATTGTCCAAACTAGTTTATCAGTTTGctaaaaaattacacaatattttgtaatatatgtatttgaattttgtagataaattaatttataatgtcggttcattataaatttaaatctgaGAAACAATTTGCAACAGTATCATTTGATGGTGTTCATATATCTGTTGCTGatttaaaaaaggaaatatcacatcaaaaaaattttggtaaatGTGAATTTGGTCTGTTGATTAAAAATGCGCAAACTGATGAAGGTACGTTAAACTAAActagtattattattgcttaaaaatataaataataattgtaattaaattttttataatacagaatataataatgacaatgcaCTGATTGCAAAAAACACAAGTGTTATTGTTAGTCGTGTACCATTAACGGTCCAACAAAAAAGATCATGGGATAGAAATGAATCACAACAATTTGTACATTCACGTGATGAAGCAAGTACAAGTCATCCAgttgatttatcaagaattGATGGTtcagaaaatgataaaataaatgcaatgaTGACACAATCATCACATGATTATAATCcatcaaattatcaaaaattacgtGGTGGTAATCAGACTGGTGAAGTACCACCATCATATCGTTGTCATAAATGTCATCAACAAGGACATTGGATTAAAAATTGTCCATTAACATTAAATCAAgaatcaattgaaattaaaaaaagtactgGTATACCAAGAAGTTTTATGATACCAGTTGAAGGACCAAGAGCACCTGGTGCAATGATAACACCAACTGGACATTATGCTGTACCGGCAATTGATCATCAAGCATataaagaaggaaaaaaagaaCGTCCACCATTTTCATCTGATCCAGaaccaattattaaaaaaccagaAATACCAGATGATTTAACATGCAATTATTGTAAAGATTTATTAACTGATGCTGTATTAATACCATGTTGTGCTGGTGCATTTTGTGATTTATGTATACGTACACATTTAGTTGATTCGGAAATTAATGAATGTCCAGTTTGTAATGAAAGAGAAATATCACCTGGTGGATTAATACCATCACGTTTTCTTCGTAATAGTGTTATGAGATTTATCAATGAAACTGGATATGCTAGACGACAAATTTATCCTccatcacaaaaaaataaagatgaagCAATTGACATTGAAAGCACAACTGAGCCAGCAACTTTTGTTGTACCACAAGTACCAAATGAAGTTGTTGAAGTTGATCCTACTGTTAAAGCTGAAGAAACAGTATCCAACAAAATTTCAACAacaggtaaaatataattttagattaatgcttcatttaattatgtttaaaaataaattttaatagtatttttttaataattctaatgATTCTTATAAACGCATgcgcaatttaaaaatttactaatgttaaaaaatgtcTAACctactgttttattttatttattttgcaatcAAGTAagagttgatttttttttttttttttttcacatggcTATGATGATAATTGTACATGTGCTAATTATAgcatgtttaatatttttattattattattacagttAAAGAAGAGACAAAATTAGTTGATCCAATTGTACCAAATGAAGCTAGTGAACCAGTACAAGCAGTTATTGAAGAAGGACATGAAGTAATAATACCACCTGGTACTGAAGAGCCATTATtgccaaaaattaaaattacatctgaaaaagaaattaataattctgatacaattataactaaaaaagATGACTATGAAGAAACATTTGAGGATGATAGAAGACCAAGAGAACGTCCAAGAGTATTTAATAAAGATCCTCAACGTGATAGgtttgtttttgtttgtttatttatttgatatagtTAATGGTTTTTATTAAAGctattaaatgattaattattaattttttgtattcaacAGAGGTTCAGAGAGAATTGTTGGTACATATAGATTGATAAATAGAAGAAGATCATCATCACCAAGACAACGTAATGATTATCCAAGTCAGCATGGACATTTACATATGATGAATCAAACAAAAGAATATCAAAATATGCCACCAGGTAATTCACAAAGATATCCACCAAATATGCATTATGAATCAGACATACGTAGATCTGGAGAACGTCCTGGTACACCAACTGTAAGTACTATTTAAATACCaaatatgtttataatatttttaaatatatgtttaattattattatttatttattaatcagaTTGATGAGCCACATTTGCATCCACAAAGCCAAGGTAATCAATCAAATATGATACCATATCCACCAGGCGAAGAAAGAATTTCCCAAtctcaacaacaacagcaacaacagcaacagcaacaacaacaaggtgGTTATAATCAACCACCACCGTCAATGCCACCACATGGAAATCCATTATTACCAGATCCATACGCAATGAATCATGGTCATAGAATGCCAATGTATCCTCATCAACAGGGACCACATTATGGTCCACCAAGATATGATCGTCCACCTTATCAACAACCTGGATATAGACCTTCACAGCCACGAGGTAGTTACAATGGTCCACCAAGACCAATGAGAGGAATGCATCATCGtaagttgattatttattactataatataatttactatttaaaaaaattaacaataaataatttaataaatttatttttaattttattttagttggaTATCGTGGTGTTCAACAACCACCCATGGGAATTCCTCGTAATATTCATAATGGAAATCCAACtgggtaaataaattttttaatttccataattatattaattatatttgattaattaatttattgcttttttataatttattaacagaGTTATTGATGATCCTTTGGAGGCATTTGAAAGAATGTTACGTGAAAAAGATGAACGTGATAGAAGACTTGGTAAACATCGCAGACGTTCAAGAACACGTTCAAGATCAAGAAGTTATAGTAGATCAAGATCACGTTCATTTGGACGTAGATCACCACGATTAAGTCGTTCACGTAGTCCACCACCAAAAAGACGTGGTTCAAGATCACCATTACCATCAAGACGTAGTAGAACACCTAAAAGACGATCATCACGTGATGGTAGCAGAAGCTTTTCAATCAGCaggtaatattttatataaattataataattattatttttaaatcacatattatttatcgaTTGATAATgtgatttgataatttatctaacATAAATGACAGATCGAGATCTTATTCACGCAGTCAATCACCACCCAGAGGCGCAATCTCAAGGGATCGTGATAGAGAACGTGAACGCGATCGTGAACGGGATTTACCTCCGAGATATCGATCCCCAGTTAGATCACCACCAaggcaaataaattttttttacaagcttTTCCTTATTATTGTTCAACTTTTTAATAGTAGAAAGCTAGAAGTAGTTGTAGTAGTTGTAGTAATTCTAGTAGCAATTGTAGAAATATTAGTtacagtagaaaaaaaaaaaaaaatctattttcctaatataatttaaaactttcaagtaaaaaaaaaaaacaaaacaaaacaaattaataaacaaatttttgtgaatttttattttatagatttcAAAGAGATCGTGAGAGAGAACGTGATCGTCCAAGATCACGTGAATCACGTGAAGGTTACAGTACAAATTATTATGCTGAATCAAAAGACTATAGTTATCGTGATCGTGAACGTGATGGAACAAGAGAACGTACTAGTTCACGTTATCCACCACGTAATCAAACATCACAACACAGTACAATACCATCATTGATGTCATCAcatccaccaccaccattaaTGTCATTGGGATcacaatcaacaacaacaccaccaacaacaacaacaacatcaccaTTAACACAAGTACCATCagcatcatcttcatcatcaacagcacCACTACTACCAACAGCAGCAGTAGCAGCATCAGTTGTTCCAGCTGTACCGGAAAGGAAAGACTATTATGATTCCTACAACAGGTATTTTCGCATCAATTGTCATTATTTGATTCGTGTCCTTATAGCGCGTGTACtactctattattattatattgataaaacaattctACTTTactctttaaatatttttttttctttattcaatagtattattattatgtagaaaaaaatttattttcattattttttaaaattatttaaatagttgatgatttttttttttttattttatttcttttttatgttaactttagtattgaaaaaaaaaaaaattatatttatatatttatattgtcgttattgagtgtaaaaaaaaaattcttaaaattatttattattttatttatttatcaatttatttaccgGTTATCTTCTACGGTCTTAgtttttagagaaaaaaaaaaccaatgtgatattttgattaatttttatactttttttttttctatgaatatagttatattattgttataatttatttacgttAAATggcataaaataatttttaatttaagtaaaaaaattgaaaaacaaaaaaaaaaaaagaaaaagcgtgtttcaacaaaataaacgaaaaatgaaatatttatttagtttaattaataactaaagtgaaaaattaatttaataaatatattttttttttcttatgagagtgtgtgtgtgtgtgtaatgATTGTTGTGTAAATTAAGGTAcgattgagataaaaaaaaaagagcaaagAAATCCaaagcaatatatttttgtaaatataattacgattgtttaaaaaataagtaagaTCTTAATTTTCTGCTATAAAAAATACCTGTCTACTGACAAAGACAAATGTGAtgttagaaaattaattcCCTTCGTACGCGTttagtcgtttttttttttcttacaaattttttttatttaaaaataaataaataaggaaatgaaatgaaaaaaataaaaaccaatttagatgatttttttgtaaaaatattaccGTAATTTACgttgatatttcatttaaaaaaaaaccataatgtTGTacctgacaaaaaaaaaaaaatgtgtgataaatgtaataataaagaaacgaaaaaaagtttttttaaaaaaaaaatatttacactgTGAGTCAAGAGGACAAGTCATACGAGATAAATATTATCGAGCAGAATCATCAGCATGTGATACTTGAAGCAAGGATCCAACTCAACATGTGCAACGCATCAACTTGGTTCTTGATTCAGGTGAATTCAGGACCAAATCAACATTTATcacatttattatcataatttcattaaattcaattatttttataattcaaaaaaaaataaaaaaggaaaaacggtgttataaatgttgatttaacgaatttatatttttactaatgaaatttattttgtttttcattataaaagtaataaaaaacaagacaaaTTTTAtggactgtttttttttttttttcttttaactaattaaaattaaaagtttattattttttgcagaTGCTGCATCACTGCGTCTTTAacaaattgacatttttttttcagcattcAATGGTGAAATTTACAagacatataattttttttttttaatttatttttttactaaaaaaacatGCATTcctaattaataaaaaaatgtgacaATTTGAATGAAAGTATAGTAgaataaatttcgaaatataaCCGGAGGAAATggtaaaagaaaagaaaaaaaaaaagacttagtttttttggttttaaaaaaaaaatattagaatgaATGATTAACGTATGAATAGCCTGTtgaatgatttgaaaaaatgataaattagtaaacaaataagaaagcgtaaatagataaataaacaaaaaaatatatttataaaaattattaacatgtttttctttttgtttatgaaTTATGTTAACAGGTATTCTGGTCCACCTGGTCAACAGCAAAGATTTAGTAGTCCAACACGTGGTGATTATCAAAAACGTTTTGATGATGTAGCACCACCAGGAACAGAGGGTTACTATGACGTGCCACCACCTGGTGTTGATCATCCAGAAAGATTATTAAGAGACGAACGTGAAAGACCAAGATCAATTAAAGATCAAGAAGATAGAGATCACAAAGATACTGATGATGATCGTCCATCTAGAGATGATAGGCAAGTTTTTTCAttcagttttttaattataaaatgaatcatggtttaattgattgtttggaGATGTTTaattgtgtttaatttataatttttatagacCTCGTGAACGTGATACAAGAGACAGAGAGGATCGTGATAGACGTGATAGAGATCGTGAGCGTGAAAAAGATGACAGACCATTacatcaaaaagaaaaagatgaacgTGATAGACGTGATACAAAAGATAAAGAACATGATCGATATATACGTCGTGATGATGATCGTACATCTGATAAAAGAGATTatgataaagataaagataaatatcGTGATGATAGAGAACGTGGTGAACGTGATCGTTAtagaaatgatgataaaatacgtATACGTGATAGAAAAGATCGTACAGAACgtgattttgatgataaagaaCGTGATAGACATGATAGACATTCTgatgatagaaaaaagaataaaaaaagttcaagTCCACATCCACAAAAAACACGTAGTGATACTAGAGATATATCaccagaaaagaaaaaagaaaaaaaattaaaagacaaaaaaaagaaaaaggatagtgttgatgaaaaattagaaaaaaagaaaaagaaaaagaaggaaaaaaaatcattaaaagaaGCTATTGCTAAAAATGAGCtatcaaaatatcaattatcattACAGTCATCTGATAATACATTGTcagataaaattgatgataaattattatcatcaaatgacattaaacatgaaaataatgataataaaataaatactggtGATGTATCAACATCCCATGATGAATCATTTGATGTTAGTGATCAAAATAATTCACTtgttgaaacaaaaattaaaaacgatgataaaacaattgtaACAATGATGAATCCAGAACCACCAGAACAAacagataatgatgatttttgtttaaacCCACCAAATCCAAATTTCAAACCAATTCCTGAAGttaaaaatgacaatgataaaCCAACAATTGATAGTCTTTATGACGGATTAGATGATACTGAAATAAATACTGTTATTACTGAAAAATATGCAATAATACCTGATGAAGAATTGgcaaatgttgaaaaatataatactgaTGATGATACTACAAAGAgaattgatgatgaagatgacgaagatgatgatgatgaagataaatcaattgttacaacaacagcagcaataACAGCTACAACAACTGAACCATTAACATCAACACCAACTAGAACAACAACACCTGAAAGAAAtataacaacatcaacaataaaaacaacaacaaaagatGAATTTTTAGCACCAATGCCAGAATTATCAAAATGGGAAAGAGATGACGAACGTGATGAACCAGATGAACCAGAATCTGATACAACtgaagaatttataaaattagatGTATCAATAACATCACCACAACATACAGATactaataatgatgaaatacaGTCAACAAAATTAGTAACATCTGAAGTATTAAAACGTGCTGAAAATGCAATATTTCAAAAAGCAATAAATGCAATAAGaccaattgaaattaaaaaaataagtgaaagtagaaaaatattatatcaaaatcCTGAACCAAAGAATACTATTGATACAAATACTGATTTAAATCGTTCATCAAGTGACAGAAAAAGTGTTAatgttacaataaatattggtaaaaatgaaagaaatgttgaaataacagagccattattaaaaaaatcaaaattagaTAGATCTAATTATCGTAGTagcaatgatttattattacattcaCCAACAAGATTATCAGCAAAAGAAAGACTTggtgataaaattgatgatgatgatggcagtggtggtggtggtaataaAGATGATTCAAAAACATATTACGATAAAGATTCAAATAaatcagataataatttaatggcTCGTTCAAGATCAccaaaattaagtaaaaaacaATCACCAATTATTGATGCAATATCAAGACATACAACATCTGAAAGAAAAGTAtatcttgatgataaaaagCGTGATAAAAATGAACGTCAACGTGATCATCGTGGTCatcattcaattgataataaacatGATTTGAAAGATACATTTGTTAaacgtgaaaaaaatgatagtagAGATGATTCaagatcaaataaaaatacagaaagCATACGTGttgataaagttgaaaaagaaaaacgtGGTAAATCACCAGTATATGTTAAACATAATACTGTTAAACGTAAAATTGGTAGTGgcggtgatgatgatgatgttgttattgataaaaagaaagatagtaaaaaaaatcgtgatgataaaaaacgtaaaagaTCACACAGAAGTAATAGTAGAAGTAAATCAAAAGATTGTAaacgtaaaaaagaaaaaaaacataaagataataaaaaacaaaaacataataaagaacattcatcatcaatgcaacgtgaaaaattaatagttgatgataaatcaacaattgatgaaaaaaatcaaaatcaagaagatgatgataatgttgttggtaaaaaaacaaatcgtaAAAATCCAAGATTAATATCTGATCGTAAAAAGAGTGCATTGGATGAAGCTAGTTTTGAGCCAGATTATTCAGCATCTGAAACAGcaactgatgataataatgatgataatacaataaatattaaaaaacaaaaaaatagtgatgatttatcaacaactgATAGtgttaaagataaaataattgataataaaattattaataaaaaaagaattaaatcaacaagttctgatgatgatgatgaagattcaagtacaacattatcatcatcaagtgaatctgatgattcatcatacagaaaaagaaagaaaaaacataaaaaacataaaaaacgtaaaacaACTAGAAAAGATAGTTCTAGTGATAGTGATTCATATTCTGATTCAAGTGAATCAAGTTCTGATgatgaaaaacataaaaaaaaatctaaaaaatctaaaagtAAAAGTAAACAAtccaagaaaaagaaaaagtcaaAACACAAATGAcgtcgttaatttttttaattgtaaaatttcgccatttattatatatatatattttttttttttttcattttgcaaaagaaaaaaaaaacaaaaagaaaaaagtggaaaaactttgaaattacatttaatttaattttttttttttgttttttttttttctctgggtaattgataattttaatttatttctttttaatttgaaataatatttatatattttttatttgtttattttaatggaaataaacaaattattatcaattaaattattggtTAAATTGAATCATCAATATCTCGTTTGTAAATTGTACTTTGATACAATTGTTTGTATATTGTGCTTTGATATTGTCGCTCGTCCCGTTAAAtctaagataaaaaattaaaaataatgaaaaaaaaaaaaaaaaaaaatgaatataagtagtttataaataagaaaaatgaaaaaaaaataaaaaaaaatttaaaaataaatatttaaaaaaatgaaaaattatgtaaaatttatttaaaaaaaaaaagtaattcctaattaaaatatgtttaattatcttttataattttttaaatgtttttttaattttttaatgataattttcttgctTTAAATGTGTCAATAAGTGAAATTAGCAATGGCAATTTTTCACTTTCATCAGTATCTTTTATTCCCAAATCTTGAGTTATAAATGAACGTTCCAATCTACGATTTCCACAGTCacattctaaaataataattaatatttaattaaaaaaa from Aphidius gifuensis isolate YNYX2018 linkage group LG5, ASM1490517v1, whole genome shotgun sequence includes:
- the LOC122858372 gene encoding E3 ubiquitin-protein ligase RBBP6 isoform X1; protein product: MSVHYKFKSEKQFATVSFDGVHISVADLKKEISHQKNFGKCEFGLLIKNAQTDEEYNNDNALIAKNTSVIVSRVPLTVQQKRSWDRNESQQFVHSRDEASTSHPVDLSRIDGSENDKINAMMTQSSHDYNPSNYQKLRGGNQTGEVPPSYRCHKCHQQGHWIKNCPLTLNQESIEIKKSTGIPRSFMIPVEGPRAPGAMITPTGHYAVPAIDHQAYKEGKKERPPFSSDPEPIIKKPEIPDDLTCNYCKDLLTDAVLIPCCAGAFCDLCIRTHLVDSEINECPVCNEREISPGGLIPSRFLRNSVMRFINETGYARRQIYPPSQKNKDEAIDIESTTEPATFVVPQVPNEVVEVDPTVKAEETVSNKISTTVKEETKLVDPIVPNEASEPVQAVIEEGHEVIIPPGTEEPLLPKIKITSEKEINNSDTIITKKDDYEETFEDDRRPRERPRVFNKDPQRDRGSERIVGTYRLINRRRSSSPRQRNDYPSQHGHLHMMNQTKEYQNMPPGNSQRYPPNMHYESDIRRSGERPGTPTIDEPHLHPQSQGNQSNMIPYPPGEERISQSQQQQQQQQQQQQQGGYNQPPPSMPPHGNPLLPDPYAMNHGHRMPMYPHQQGPHYGPPRYDRPPYQQPGYRPSQPRGSYNGPPRPMRGMHHLGYRGVQQPPMGIPRNIHNGNPTGVIDDPLEAFERMLREKDERDRRLGKHRRRSRTRSRSRSYSRSRSRSFGRRSPRLSRSRSPPPKRRGSRSPLPSRRSRTPKRRSSRDGSRSFSISRSRSYSRSQSPPRGAISRDRDRERERDRERDLPPRYRSPVRSPPRFQRDRERERDRPRSRESREGYSTNYYAESKDYSYRDRERDGTRERTSSRYPPRNQTSQHSTIPSLMSSHPPPPLMSLGSQSTTTPPTTTTTSPLTQVPSASSSSSTAPLLPTAAVAASVVPAVPERKDYYDSYNRYSGPPGQQQRFSSPTRGDYQKRFDDVAPPGTEGYYDVPPPGVDHPERLLRDERERPRSIKDQEDRDHKDTDDDRPSRDDRPRERDTRDREDRDRRDRDREREKDDRPLHQKEKDERDRRDTKDKEHDRYIRRDDDRTSDKRDYDKDKDKYRDDRERGERDRYRNDDKIRIRDRKDRTERDFDDKERDRHDRHSDDRKKNKKSSSPHPQKTRSDTRDISPEKKKEKKLKDKKKKKDSVDEKLEKKKKKKKEKKSLKEAIAKNELSKYQLSLQSSDNTLSDKIDDKLLSSNDIKHENNDNKINTGDVSTSHDESFDVSDQNNSLVETKIKNDDKTIVTMMNPEPPEQTDNDDFCLNPPNPNFKPIPEVKNDNDKPTIDSLYDGLDDTEINTVITEKYAIIPDEELANVEKYNTDDDTTKRIDDEDDEDDDDEDKSIVTTTAAITATTTEPLTSTPTRTTTPERNITTSTIKTTTKDEFLAPMPELSKWERDDERDEPDEPESDTTEEFIKLDVSITSPQHTDTNNDEIQSTKLVTSEVLKRAENAIFQKAINAIRPIEIKKISESRKILYQNPEPKNTIDTNTDLNRSSSDRKSVNVTINIGKNERNVEITEPLLKKSKLDRSNYRSSNDLLLHSPTRLSAKERLGDKIDDDDGSGGGGNKDDSKTYYDKDSNKSDNNLMARSRSPKLSKKQSPIIDAISRHTTSERKVYLDDKKRDKNERQRDHRGHHSIDNKHDLKDTFVKREKNDSRDDSRSNKNTESIRVDKVEKEKRGKSPVYVKHNTVKRKIGSGGDDDDVVIDKKKDSKKNRDDKKRKRSHRSNSRSKSKDCKRKKEKKHKDNKKQKHNKEHSSSMQREKLIVDDKSTIDEKNQNQEDDDNVVGKKTNRKNPRLISDRKKSALDEASFEPDYSASETATDDNNDDNTINIKKQKNSDDLSTTDSVKDKIIDNKIINKKRIKSTSSDDDDEDSSTTLSSSSESDDSSYRKRKKKHKKHKKRKTTRKDSSSDSDSYSDSSESSSDDEKHKKKSKKSKSKSKQSKKKKKSKHK